The DNA region TTTCCGTTTGGTATCATTGGAATTAACTTATTACAAAGTTCCATATCCATTTCAAAAGTATCAAGATTTCTATGATTTATTCCTATAATACTTGCACCACATTTAATAGCTTTTGTTAAATCTTCTTTATCATGAATTTCTACTAAAACTTCTAAACCTAAGTATAAAGCATAATCATAAAGTTCTTTTAACTCTTTTGTTCCTAAAGCTTTTGCAATAAGTAAAATAAAATCAGCTCCATAAACTAAAGCTTCAACTATTTGATATTTATCAACAATAAAATCTTTTCTCAAAAGTGGAGTTGGTACATATCTTCTAATTGCTGTTAAGTATTCTAAATCACCTTGAAAATAATGAGGTTCAGTTAATACAGAAATTGCATTTGCTCCACTATTACTATAAGCTTGTGCTATTTCCATAGGATTAAAATCTTCTTTGATTACACCTTTTGAAGGACTTGCTTTTTTTACTTCTGCTATTATTCTAATTGGTTCTTCTTTTGTTGATGTTAAAAAAGGTTTTACATCTCTTGGAGCAAAAGGATTTGAAGCTAGTGTTCTTCCTAATAAATCTAATGTAATATCTTTTTTTCTAATCTCTAAATCTTGTTTTGTTTTTTCTATAATTTCATCTAATATCATTTACTACACTCCTTAATTTTTTCCCAATGTAATTTTATTTCATCATCATCAAATTTCACATTATCAATGACTTTTTTCATATTTATATAAGCATTTTTGCAATCATTATCTTTATATTCACCCCACGCTAAAGTATCAATAAATGCTAGATTCTCAGGTTCTACTGATAATGCTTTTTTAACTAATACTAATCCTCTTTGAATATCTAAATCATAATCGATTAAAATATATGCAAGATAGTTCTCATAAAAAGGATTTGATATTTTAGCTAATACCTTATCTAATTTAGCAATAACAGAAGTCAACACAGTTTTTTTGTTTTTTGCTAATTCAAATTCTATAATAGCTTGTTGTGCTAGAAAATCTAAGTTATTAGTTTCCTTATATAATCCATTTAAAAGTTCACTTGCTTTCTTTAATTCATTTGTATTTTTGTATAAAGTTAATAATAATGTACTCTCAATATTATTCTCTTCTAAAAATTTTATTGCTTTCTTTTTATCTTCTTTAACTAAATATCGAATTAATAAATTTTGAGTTTCCCATAAAGAGGGTTGAATATCATTCTTTTTATAATAATCATGCATTTTTTCTAATAGAGGAAGAATTTTTTCTTTTTTATTATCTTTTTCATAAAAAGATAATAATTGTAAAGATAAAGTAAAAGGATAAAAATTTTTCTTTATATATTCTTTTATGGTTTTTTCAGATTGTTCTTTTTTATTAGTATAATAATATTGTATATTTGTAATAGTTTGTAAAGTATTTATTGAATTATCAATTTTATATGACTTGATAAATTCTTCTTCAGCTTTCATATACTCTTTTAAATCAAAATAAACACTAGCTAATAAATTATGATTACTATTGTGATGAAATTTATTTACTAATTTTTTAGCATATTTTAGAGTTTCTTCTTTTTCATTAAGTTTCAATAATGAAAATGTATATAATCTTAACATTTGTTCTTCTTCTTTTATATCTTCAATCATATATAAAGAAACATATTTTTTTACATTTTCATAATCTTTAAGAATAAATGATAAATTTAAATATTCTACTAAATATTCATATTTATTTGTATTCTCAAAAAGTTTAAGAAATATTTTTCTAGAAGATTCATAATCTTCTTGATTTTCATATTCTATTGCATACATTATATATGGATCTTCTAAATTAAAATATTTAACTTTAGGATTCACTACAGTTTTTTTTACAAAATCATTTTCTATAGATTCAATATTTGCAGAATTAGCACAACCCGCAAGATATAAAAATAAGGTACTTATTATTATATAGTTTTTATAGCTGGACACTCTTTGTATACCTCTTGTGTATTTTCTTTAAAGTATTCCCAAAATGGAAAAGTACGACATTGTGTTGGTCTAGCCTCATAAATTGAGCATTGTCTTTTTTCTAAATCAAAAAATACACATGCATAGTTATTTTCTGCTAATTTTACCTCTTTTATACTGTATTTATAACTTTTTTTATTTAAATACTTTGTTCTAACTTCTTCAGCTGATAAATTAAGATGCTTTGCAAGAAAATCTATTTCTTGTTTATTAATCCAAATATAACCAGGTTCACCTATACAACAATTACCAGCACACGTATCACAAGCACTTGCTTCAAAAGCATAAGGGAAACCCTCTTTTTTAATTAAATTACTCAATATTAACCTTTATACTATGAGTTGATGATTTCTCATATATTTTATTTACTTCATTTGTAAAATTAAGATTGTCAAAGACAATCAATGGCTTTAAGATTTTACTTAATGATTTAGAGTTTTTTCTAGCATAAACTAAAATTAATGTAGCATCTTTTGATGCCTTAGGATGTACAAATTGTAAAGCTTCCAAATTTAGTTTGTATTTACTCAAAAAAAGCAGTATTTCATTGATTTGTTTCACATCGTAACAGAAAAATAGCTTACCAGAATCTTTTAATATTGAAGAACTTTTTTTGATAAAATCCTCTAAAGGCATTGAATCATTGTATCTAGCAATCTTAAGATTTTCATTTTCACTCTTAATTACACTTGAATGATAAAAAGGTGGGTTAGAAATACACATATCAAATTTCTTATCAAAGTCCATTTCTAAATAAGAACCTTTATATAAATTAGCACTTAGATTATTAGTCTTGGCATTCTTTGAAGAAAAAAATTGAAATGCTTTTTGAACTTCACATTGATTCAAATTTAAATTAGGATATTCTCTAGAAACAAGTAACCCTAGTATTCCACTACCACTCCCAATATCTAGAAGCTCTCCTTTTATATTTTTAAATTTTTGCAAATTTTCTGTTATAAAATTATATAAGAAGTGTGTATCACTATTATAACAATAACCATCTATTGGTTGATATAAAACCAAGTATATTCCTTTTATATTTTAGGTATTGTATCTAAGCTTACCCTACATATGATTTAAATATATTTTAAATATTTTCTTTCATTAAAATATTAATAAATTTACTTAAGTTTATTTATAGTTTAGAAGACACAAAAAGCACACTTTATAGCACTAGTGTAGCAAAATGTAACAAGAGAATAATTAACAGATTAAAATGAAAGTTTTACATAATCTTTGATGTATTATAGGTTATTATTCAATCATAATAATTGAGTTTATTCAAATATTGATTAATAAAAATTTTAAGGGGAAATTATGTCTAATATGGAAGCTCCTGCAAACACACCTGTTTGGGTGAATGAAGCTAGATGTAAAGCATGTGATAAGTGTGTATCAGTTTGTCCTGCTGGTGTATTGGTTATGAGACAAGAAGTTCATTCAACTTTAGGGTCAATGATAAAAGTAGCTAATCCTGATTCTTGTATTGGTTGTATGGATTGTGAATTAGCCTGTCCAGACTTTGCAATATATGTAGCAGATAAAAAAGAATTTAAATTTGCTAAGCTATCAGAAGAAGCAAAGATGAGAAAAGAAGCAATTGTTAAAAATAATTATAGAGAATTAGAGGCTTAAGGAGAATTAATGTCAAGAGAATTAATATCAACAGGTAACGAATTAGCAGCAAAGGCTGCGCTTGACTCTGATGTTGAGTTTTTTGGGGGATACCCTATTACACCTTCAAGTGAAATAATGCATATATTATCAACTGCATTACCAGCTAGAGGACATGCATGTATACAAATGGAAGATGAAATTTCTGGAATTTGTACTGCATTAGGTGCAGCTATGTCTGGGAAAAGAGCTATGACAGCTTCATCAGGACCTGGTATTTCACTAAAAGCAGAAAATTTAGGTGTTGGATATATTTCAGAAATACCTTTAGTTGTTATCAATGTAATGAGAGGTGGTCCATCAACTGGTTTACCTACAAGAGTTGCACAAGGTGACTTATTACAAGCAAAAAATCCTACTCATGGTGATGTTAAATCAATCACTTTAGTACCAGGTAACTTAAGAGAATGTTATACAGAAGTAGCTCGTGCATTTAACTTAGCAGATAGATTTATGCAACCAGTATTTGTTTTATTAGATGAAACAATTGGTCATATGAGTGGAAAAGCAAGTATTCCTGATTTAGAAGAAGTTCAAGCAGAAAAAATTTCAAGAAAAAAATTCACTGGTGATAAAAAAGATTATAAACCTTATGCTTGTGAACCTGATCAACCAGCTGTATTAAATCCAATGTTTGAAGGATATAGATATCACTTTACTGGATTACATCATGGACCTACAGGTCATCCAACTGAAGATGCTGATTTATGTGATGCTTTAATGAAAAGATTATTCAATAAAGTTGATGCACACTTAGATGAAGTTGAATCAAATGAAGAATATATGTTAGACGATGCAGATATTATGATTATTGCTTATGGTTCAGTTTCATTAGGTGTAACAGAAGCAATTAACAGAATGAGAGCTGAAGGTATAAAAGTTGGTATGTTTAGACCAAAAACTATTTGGCCAAGTCCAGCAAAAAGAATCAAAGAATTATGTGATAAATTTGACAAAGTATTAGTTACTGAGTTAAACATGGGACAATTCGCTGATGAAGTACAAAGAGCAAGTGGAAGATCTGACTTTGATACATTATTTAAAGTTAATGGAAGACCTCTATCTCCACTAGAAATTATTGAAAAAGTGAAGGGAATGTAAGATGGCTTTTAATTATGACGAATATTTAAGAACTG from Poseidonibacter antarcticus includes:
- the trpC gene encoding indole-3-glycerol phosphate synthase TrpC, whose protein sequence is MILDEIIEKTKQDLEIRKKDITLDLLGRTLASNPFAPRDVKPFLTSTKEEPIRIIAEVKKASPSKGVIKEDFNPMEIAQAYSNSGANAISVLTEPHYFQGDLEYLTAIRRYVPTPLLRKDFIVDKYQIVEALVYGADFILLIAKALGTKELKELYDYALYLGLEVLVEIHDKEDLTKAIKCGASIIGINHRNLDTFEMDMELCNKLIPMIPNGKIIVAESGVSNVDVIKRLSGIGADAFLIGEHFMRQDSIEDEVRKFKNSLN
- a CDS encoding YkgJ family cysteine cluster protein — protein: MSNLIKKEGFPYAFEASACDTCAGNCCIGEPGYIWINKQEIDFLAKHLNLSAEEVRTKYLNKKSYKYSIKEVKLAENNYACVFFDLEKRQCSIYEARPTQCRTFPFWEYFKENTQEVYKECPAIKTI
- a CDS encoding tRNA1(Val) (adenine(37)-N6)-methyltransferase: MVLYQPIDGYCYNSDTHFLYNFITENLQKFKNIKGELLDIGSGSGILGLLVSREYPNLNLNQCEVQKAFQFFSSKNAKTNNLSANLYKGSYLEMDFDKKFDMCISNPPFYHSSVIKSENENLKIARYNDSMPLEDFIKKSSSILKDSGKLFFCYDVKQINEILLFLSKYKLNLEALQFVHPKASKDATLILVYARKNSKSLSKILKPLIVFDNLNFTNEVNKIYEKSSTHSIKVNIE
- a CDS encoding 4Fe-4S dicluster domain-containing protein; this translates as MSNMEAPANTPVWVNEARCKACDKCVSVCPAGVLVMRQEVHSTLGSMIKVANPDSCIGCMDCELACPDFAIYVADKKEFKFAKLSEEAKMRKEAIVKNNYRELEA
- a CDS encoding 2-oxoglutarate synthase subunit alpha, which encodes MSRELISTGNELAAKAALDSDVEFFGGYPITPSSEIMHILSTALPARGHACIQMEDEISGICTALGAAMSGKRAMTASSGPGISLKAENLGVGYISEIPLVVINVMRGGPSTGLPTRVAQGDLLQAKNPTHGDVKSITLVPGNLRECYTEVARAFNLADRFMQPVFVLLDETIGHMSGKASIPDLEEVQAEKISRKKFTGDKKDYKPYACEPDQPAVLNPMFEGYRYHFTGLHHGPTGHPTEDADLCDALMKRLFNKVDAHLDEVESNEEYMLDDADIMIIAYGSVSLGVTEAINRMRAEGIKVGMFRPKTIWPSPAKRIKELCDKFDKVLVTELNMGQFADEVQRASGRSDFDTLFKVNGRPLSPLEIIEKVKGM